The following are encoded in a window of Borrelia coriaceae genomic DNA:
- a CDS encoding DUF276 domain-containing protein (DUF276 is restricted to Borreliella and related spirochetes.): MSIIFDPNFGILKQNISQIVETKKEYLMQMYNVVISDDPSSIYNIIATSLSIVEEQIINELNLFFDKMQPGGEFFQIIQKYITSNSITQPGVIKALLNLDKVEYANLTSEAGKVKIYLLLNESVLNTSKAQIQDSKFKANLWKMLYETVPSGTNLEGDIEIDGMNEINQKKVYKVTLGKKKYLYLKVKYSLDIKNHTYLNIDKQIRNIYDRIIKNNYSDMGISFEYQDFLAPVNEIKGIKSMKIFAVTKDDTSTNISDLSSEFNSNENKDITVQPSELLVFDTTHRLIIDIES, translated from the coding sequence ATGAGTATCATATTTGATCCCAATTTTGGAATTTTAAAACAAAATATTTCACAAATCGTAGAGACTAAAAAAGAATATTTAATGCAAATGTATAATGTTGTAATAAGTGATGACCCATCTTCAATTTATAATATTATAGCAACCTCACTTTCAATTGTAGAAGAACAGATCATTAATGAACTTAATTTATTTTTTGATAAAATGCAACCCGGTGGAGAATTTTTCCAAATTATTCAAAAATATATAACTTCAAATAGTATTACCCAACCTGGTGTAATAAAAGCATTACTTAACCTAGATAAAGTTGAATATGCTAATCTTACAAGTGAAGCTGGTAAGGTTAAGATATATCTACTCTTAAATGAATCTGTATTAAATACATCAAAAGCTCAAATTCAAGATTCTAAATTTAAAGCCAATCTTTGGAAAATGCTTTATGAGACTGTTCCTAGTGGTACTAACCTTGAAGGAGATATTGAAATTGATGGAATGAATGAAATAAATCAAAAAAAAGTATACAAAGTCACACTTGGTAAGAAAAAGTATCTTTATCTTAAAGTTAAATACAGTCTAGATATTAAAAACCATACTTATCTTAACATTGATAAACAAATACGAAATATCTATGATCGCATCATCAAAAACAATTATTCTGATATGGGTATTAGCTTTGAATATCAAGATTTCCTTGCTCCCGTTAATGAAATTAAAGGTATTAAAAGCATGAAAATATTTGCAGTAACTAAAGATGATACAAGTACAAACATATCAGATTTAAGTAGTGAATTTAATAGTAATGAAAATAAAGATATTACTGTACAACCTTCAGAGTTGCTTGTATTTGATACTACTCATAGATTAATCATTGATATTGAAAGTTAG
- a CDS encoding DUF777 family protein: MNQNLYGSALTQEEIKKWIFSNIFITKIGKVKTFDPNSQKGVVIIEEFDNIEIETQNISNININPNEGEMVLLLQSNINLFNHDDNINFDKNHFYILSIINPKYLEMACDDIKLKTINKIDIKSNNQINANSDHDINLNANQNININCVDFSIKAEDDVVIKANDDIDINSNYNLDLIGKNKVRIKSNNKIDISNNSETLKSILIDITYAITNLRVTGQAIIDESSRAGLYSLRNRIYDLLG; the protein is encoded by the coding sequence ATGAATCAAAATCTATATGGATCTGCCCTAACACAAGAAGAAATAAAAAAATGGATATTTAGTAATATCTTCATTACTAAAATAGGTAAAGTTAAAACCTTTGATCCAAATTCACAAAAAGGTGTTGTAATAATTGAAGAATTTGATAACATCGAAATTGAAACACAAAACATATCAAATATTAACATAAACCCAAATGAAGGTGAAATGGTATTATTACTTCAATCTAATATCAACCTTTTCAATCACGATGATAATATTAACTTTGACAAAAATCATTTCTATATATTAAGTATTATAAATCCCAAATATCTAGAAATGGCTTGTGATGATATCAAATTAAAAACCATTAATAAAATTGATATTAAATCTAACAATCAAATCAACGCAAATTCTGATCACGATATCAATCTAAATGCAAATCAAAACATCAACATTAATTGTGTCGATTTTAGTATTAAGGCTGAAGATGATGTTGTAATTAAAGCTAATGATGACATTGATATTAATTCAAATTACAATCTTGATTTAATAGGTAAAAATAAAGTTCGAATTAAATCTAATAATAAAATTGATATAAGCAACAATTCTGAAACTTTAAAAAGTATTTTAATTGATATAACATACGCTATTACTAATTTAAGAGTTACTGGTCAAGCTATTATAGATGAATCTAGTAGAGCTGGTCTTTATAGTCTTAGAAACAGAATTTATGATTTACTTGGTTAG
- a CDS encoding BlyB family putative holin accessory protein, giving the protein MILAKQHLDSALESISNLIDTLSNFKDGSFNENAHKAFSLLCEFYLEYEQIYTKNMEILDNALTPQIKLDLEPIQTKIKEFIEKVNSNPNNMELPSQITYHEKETK; this is encoded by the coding sequence ATGATACTTGCAAAGCAACATCTAGATAGTGCTTTAGAGTCAATATCTAATTTAATTGATACACTTTCAAACTTCAAAGACGGCAGTTTCAATGAGAATGCTCATAAAGCATTTTCACTATTGTGTGAATTTTATTTAGAATACGAACAAATCTACACTAAAAATATGGAAATACTAGACAATGCATTAACTCCACAAATCAAGTTGGATCTTGAACCTATCCAAACTAAAATAAAAGAATTTATAGAAAAAGTTAATAGCAACCCAAACAATATGGAATTGCCTTCACAAATTACATATCATGAAAAGGAGACAAAATGA
- a CDS encoding chromosome replication/partitioning protein, producing the protein MDITTNDPVITNTDLSIEQQNDDSMNRYGLLKEQLKTSFSNEVYNRVQTMKILKEIRDNDYYKLDGYKTFDAFIKDYKLAKTQVYDYLRVATAIEDGVVEEDYLLKHGFKNTVMLLRNKSSKMMRRSKINPIKPLRFQLKKKDSYDFYKKNARLTSFILDEIFQNRKDWLNILVDQFNSLK; encoded by the coding sequence ATGGATATTACAACAAATGATCCAGTTATAACTAATACTGATCTATCAATTGAACAACAAAATGATGACTCTATGAATCGTTATGGTTTATTAAAAGAACAGTTAAAGACTAGCTTTAGCAATGAAGTCTACAATAGAGTACAGACTATGAAAATATTAAAGGAAATTAGAGATAATGACTATTATAAGCTTGATGGCTATAAAACCTTTGATGCTTTTATAAAAGATTATAAATTAGCTAAAACACAAGTTTATGATTATTTAAGAGTAGCAACTGCTATAGAAGATGGTGTAGTTGAAGAAGATTATTTGTTAAAGCATGGGTTTAAAAATACTGTGATGCTCTTAAGAAATAAAAGTTCAAAAATGATGAGAAGATCCAAAATAAATCCAATAAAACCATTAAGATTTCAGCTTAAAAAGAAAGATAGTTATGATTTTTATAAGAAAAATGCAAGACTTACAAGTTTTATTTTAGATGAAATTTTTCAAAATAGAAAAGATTGGCTTAATATACTTGTAGATCAATTTAACTCATTGAAATGA
- a CDS encoding DUF226 domain-containing protein — MNDILERLKEKKLEVEEKTGKCLFVKVEKKNNRTLYHTKIMLNLYAFGIKKNQKSKFFISFRKIFDQQKMESFSLFSLKEDDEFLGIHYGRRKPIKNLVRRYEENGVMKASTYSRACYIEFRFKKGSVFCYLVGISYLLRKEKSHKKYYTSLIQRISDLETQVYEFYGKKLPNGGHITKWIKKNAK; from the coding sequence ATGAACGATATATTAGAAAGGCTTAAAGAGAAGAAATTAGAGGTTGAAGAAAAAACAGGTAAATGTTTATTTGTTAAAGTAGAAAAGAAAAACAATAGGACATTATATCATACAAAAATTATGCTAAATTTGTATGCATTTGGAATCAAAAAGAATCAAAAATCCAAATTTTTTATTTCATTTAGGAAAATTTTTGATCAACAAAAAATGGAGTCTTTTAGCTTATTCTCTTTAAAAGAGGATGATGAATTTTTAGGTATTCATTACGGTCGTAGAAAGCCTATAAAGAATCTGGTTAGGAGATATGAAGAAAATGGCGTCATGAAAGCATCTACATATTCAAGAGCTTGTTATATAGAATTTAGGTTTAAGAAGGGGAGTGTATTTTGTTATCTTGTAGGAATTTCTTACTTACTTAGAAAAGAAAAATCTCATAAAAAATATTACACTTCGTTAATTCAAAGGATTTCAGACTTAGAAACTCAAGTATATGAGTTTTATGGAAAAAAATTACCTAATGGAGGTCACATAACTAAATGGATAAAAAAGAATGCAAAGTAA
- a CDS encoding BlyB family putative holin accessory protein, with amino-acid sequence MKLSTAKTSVEILNKFTDIIKNNNQNKNTATYINIFTKVVNYFYCLYEASVYQMEQKEAIKLLSEIEEILRINIEIIETADEYDELSKYISQLRAKRNKIMSTYIKMLKEA; translated from the coding sequence ATGAAATTAAGTACTGCTAAAACTAGCGTTGAAATTCTAAACAAATTTACAGATATCATCAAAAACAATAACCAAAATAAAAACACTGCTACATACATTAATATTTTCACTAAAGTAGTCAATTACTTTTACTGTCTATATGAAGCTAGTGTATATCAAATGGAACAAAAGGAAGCTATCAAACTATTATCTGAAATTGAAGAAATACTAAGAATTAACATTGAAATAATAGAAACTGCTGATGAGTATGATGAACTTTCAAAATACATATCTCAACTTAGAGCTAAACGCAACAAAATAATGAGTACTTACATCAAAATGTTAAAGGAGGCCTAA
- a CDS encoding plasmid maintenance protein, whose amino-acid sequence MKSIKCKNKHQHKLIVLISTINYMNLNLKRYTQSDILYYFNKNMKKNGYNEIKLKTLQNYLYKLEKAFKVTNNYYRHLGINMGTEVHYELKYSKKECYRIINKHFRDKKEIRHKNRINTYLKNEFPKNRNVEKGECTYNTYNKKEDKNKTKYIERLQIKKYAKKSKIKPHVLSSVLNLNLSKKAAFEIFKATKKDENESKRKAKNRIKTKQKHLKAILKHTKNQLITEGYCEEELTKKINVIYDKYQHKPHFIIQNSKYNDLDQITKTLKKSVERIKESNDANKKDIRNNVFSILLDQLRHKASNEVLIPILKDYLNKQNELHYGKVFNNYYYYDLINIIERGQDYSEKVDFEKITS is encoded by the coding sequence TTGAAGTCAATAAAATGTAAAAATAAACATCAACACAAATTAATCGTTTTAATATCCACAATCAATTACATGAATCTTAATCTTAAGAGATATACTCAAAGTGACATACTTTATTATTTCAATAAGAACATGAAGAAAAATGGATACAACGAAATTAAACTTAAAACATTACAAAATTATCTTTATAAACTTGAAAAAGCATTTAAAGTAACTAATAACTACTACAGACATTTAGGTATTAACATGGGTACTGAGGTTCACTATGAACTCAAATACTCTAAAAAAGAATGTTACCGCATAATCAATAAACACTTTAGAGATAAAAAAGAAATAAGGCATAAAAACCGTATTAATACATACCTTAAAAACGAATTTCCTAAAAATAGGAATGTAGAAAAAGGGGAGTGTACTTATAATACTTATAATAAAAAAGAAGATAAGAACAAGACAAAATACATAGAAAGACTGCAAATAAAGAAATACGCAAAAAAAAGCAAAATCAAACCTCATGTACTTTCTTCTGTTTTAAATTTAAATCTCAGTAAAAAAGCTGCGTTTGAAATATTCAAAGCAACAAAGAAAGATGAAAATGAATCTAAGCGAAAGGCTAAAAACAGAATTAAAACAAAGCAAAAACATCTAAAAGCAATATTGAAACATACAAAGAATCAACTAATAACTGAAGGTTACTGTGAAGAAGAATTAACAAAAAAAATAAACGTGATATATGATAAATATCAACACAAACCACACTTTATCATACAAAATAGCAAATACAACGACTTAGATCAGATAACAAAAACTCTCAAAAAGTCAGTTGAACGCATTAAAGAAAGCAATGACGCAAATAAAAAGGATATTAGGAATAACGTATTTAGCATACTACTTGATCAATTAAGGCATAAAGCAAGCAATGAAGTGTTAATCCCAATATTAAAAGATTATTTAAATAAACAGAATGAACTACATTATGGTAAGGTATTTAATAACTATTATTATTATGATCTAATAAACATAATAGAGAGGGGTCAAGACTATTCAGAAAAAGTGGACTTCGAAAAAATAACTAGTTAG
- a CDS encoding BBA14 family lipoprotein has product MKKLINLTFLTLIFSCTTIASLTEEPTPPKEQTLTELNAYEAKLSDYVMYLQVFLTRTKKKVNDPKYPKFTYFDASTLKSNHTIEDLMFNINLFQKYIQVTKPIVQIVYNKYSKLKN; this is encoded by the coding sequence TTGAAAAAGCTTATAAATTTAACTTTTTTAACACTTATCTTCTCATGTACAACCATAGCATCACTAACAGAAGAACCAACGCCACCTAAGGAACAAACTCTTACAGAGTTAAATGCATATGAAGCAAAGTTATCTGATTATGTTATGTATTTACAAGTATTTTTAACTAGAACAAAGAAAAAGGTTAATGACCCAAAGTATCCTAAGTTTACCTACTTTGATGCTTCTACACTTAAATCAAATCATACAATTGAAGATTTAATGTTTAATATAAATTTATTTCAAAAATATATTCAAGTCACTAAACCTATTGTACAAATAGTGTACAACAAGTATTCGAAATTAAAAAACTAA
- a CDS encoding DUF735 family protein, translated as MNQLGFTRNSQLDKFIQNELNFANVMLSELVSLNSNFTGLPISKHCTSRFIATWLSKIFNIFYVETQPVQDLTKNIDSIIYALKHIGTDASFTKLFKTFLNVDIEITVPSDGVINIKLLGAVKTNFTAKISPSSTTNRNRKIKLCYKKENENIQCKILIFHFLPKGYAESIYTFLKNLIPIGRALKLYDMENKEIAKFNI; from the coding sequence TTGAATCAACTTGGGTTTACTCGAAATAGTCAACTTGATAAGTTTATACAAAATGAACTTAACTTTGCTAATGTAATGCTATCTGAACTTGTAAGTCTAAATTCTAACTTTACTGGATTACCAATTAGTAAACACTGCACATCTAGATTCATTGCTACTTGGCTATCTAAGATATTTAATATATTTTATGTTGAAACACAACCTGTTCAAGATCTTACAAAAAATATTGATAGTATTATTTATGCATTAAAACACATTGGTACTGACGCATCTTTTACTAAGTTATTTAAAACTTTTCTTAATGTTGATATTGAAATTACAGTACCAAGTGATGGTGTTATTAATATAAAATTACTAGGTGCTGTTAAAACAAACTTTACTGCTAAAATCTCACCTAGTTCTACTACTAATAGAAATAGAAAAATCAAATTATGTTATAAAAAAGAAAATGAAAATATCCAATGTAAAATCTTAATTTTTCACTTCCTTCCTAAAGGATATGCTGAATCTATTTACACGTTCCTAAAAAACTTAATACCAATTGGAAGGGCTTTAAAATTATATGACATGGAAAATAAGGAAATTGCTAAATTTAATATTTAA
- a CDS encoding recombinase RecT: protein MNNKIQNIKNKMGKANKSLKRKEVKDTVTSSQNIVTNENQAKIEYSITRGEISTTINTIADKMNSNNIYEVWKAYKSMYGLKGMDFASEREILTLLQINNLNPFKKEAYIIPFNGRYTVVVAYQTLLIRAYEAGYNRYTLEFKEEPVKTRKFDFKGNIVEREDLQCTAYFKSDDGSRYSFSILLSEYYKNTPIWRDKQIFMLRKCAVSCLCRTLPGAGLESMPYIREELGDVDIICEEQNIQKIENTKTTDSKSTMKMQSISHDSMLFSNETVKRVPSKYYYYKNLLQASKRMHSQLDNTPFDSLEMIDKFLHQLQEDDDSNILNYFENKPELKTVEYWTRLLNCYLKKTESDPGVVEGFSKFLVCREPKYGQSPLRLFGSIASDENFSYLCK, encoded by the coding sequence ATGAATAATAAGATTCAAAATATAAAAAACAAAATGGGTAAAGCAAATAAAAGCTTAAAAAGAAAAGAGGTTAAAGATACAGTAACAAGCAGTCAAAATATAGTAACAAATGAAAATCAAGCAAAGATAGAATATAGTATAACAAGAGGTGAAATATCCACTACTATTAATACAATAGCAGATAAAATGAATTCAAATAATATTTATGAAGTATGGAAAGCATATAAGAGTATGTATGGACTTAAAGGAATGGACTTTGCTTCAGAGAGGGAAATCTTAACACTTCTTCAGATAAACAATCTAAATCCTTTTAAAAAAGAAGCATATATAATTCCTTTTAATGGACGTTATACAGTTGTTGTAGCATATCAAACATTGCTTATACGAGCATACGAGGCTGGGTATAATAGATATACTCTTGAGTTTAAAGAAGAGCCAGTTAAAACACGTAAATTTGACTTTAAAGGTAATATAGTAGAGAGAGAAGATTTACAGTGTACAGCTTATTTCAAATCAGATGATGGTAGTCGTTACAGTTTTTCTATCTTACTTAGTGAATATTATAAGAACACACCTATATGGCGAGATAAACAAATATTCATGTTAAGGAAATGTGCAGTCAGTTGTTTATGTAGGACCTTGCCAGGAGCAGGTCTCGAGAGTATGCCATATATAAGAGAAGAATTAGGAGATGTGGACATAATTTGTGAAGAACAAAATATACAAAAAATAGAGAATACTAAAACAACCGATTCTAAATCGACAATGAAAATGCAATCCATTAGTCATGATTCTATGCTTTTTAGCAATGAAACAGTTAAGCGTGTACCTTCTAAATATTATTATTACAAGAATTTACTTCAAGCATCTAAGAGAATGCATTCACAATTAGATAATACTCCTTTTGATAGTCTAGAAATGATAGATAAGTTTTTACATCAATTACAAGAAGATGATGATTCTAATATACTTAATTATTTTGAAAACAAACCAGAGCTTAAAACAGTAGAGTACTGGACACGATTATTAAATTGTTATTTAAAAAAAACAGAGTCTGATCCAGGAGTTGTAGAAGGGTTTTCTAAATTTTTAGTGTGTAGAGAACCTAAATATGGTCAAAGTCCATTAAGGCTTTTTGGATCTATAGCTAGTGATGAGAATTTTAGTTACCTATGTAAATAG
- a CDS encoding DUF685 domain-containing protein, which yields MSDQDDCIQIKDLNRLESVKNTDLLLLDDGISSCNAITFENFLKTTKEKTFKGEGLTYFKEIIKSTIATELQQDEDFINQVYSKILNKFLNDDSSSISNTYSKVKDKLGSGLSTYNLSKDDYFVTSSYSSLQRSQIPEYLTGIPSGFTTTKSKTSSTSIYASSFKSQAYVLNMTSEYSNQEVTLIFYDSDDDKPIYLDIYADITINAGSTKYVKKVSLEYSNGSKKSTAYYYGAKNAYIDILCPVLRGWYIQKRGYLDGYKVPVLVKL from the coding sequence ATGAGTGACCAAGACGATTGTATTCAAATTAAAGATTTAAATAGACTTGAATCAGTTAAAAATACTGATTTATTACTACTCGATGATGGTATTTCAAGTTGTAATGCTATTACTTTTGAAAATTTCCTTAAAACTACTAAAGAAAAAACTTTTAAAGGTGAAGGACTTACTTATTTTAAAGAAATTATTAAAAGTACTATTGCTACAGAATTACAACAAGATGAGGATTTTATAAATCAAGTTTACAGTAAAATACTTAACAAATTTTTAAATGATGACTCTAGTAGTATTTCAAATACATATAGTAAAGTTAAAGATAAACTTGGAAGTGGACTATCAACATACAATTTAAGCAAAGATGATTACTTTGTTACTTCAAGTTACAGTTCATTACAAAGATCACAAATACCTGAATATCTAACAGGAATCCCTTCAGGGTTTACTACTACAAAAAGTAAAACTTCAAGTACATCTATTTATGCTTCTTCTTTTAAAAGTCAAGCTTATGTATTAAATATGACATCAGAGTATTCAAATCAAGAAGTAACTCTCATTTTTTATGATTCTGATGATGACAAGCCCATTTACTTAGATATTTATGCTGATATAACAATTAATGCTGGCAGTACTAAATATGTAAAAAAAGTCTCACTTGAATATTCTAATGGATCAAAAAAGTCAACAGCATATTATTACGGCGCTAAGAATGCTTATATAGACATTTTATGCCCAGTTCTTAGAGGTTGGTATATACAAAAGCGTGGTTACTTAGATGGTTATAAAGTGCCCGTATTAGTAAAGTTATAA